GGATTGGTGGGGCCTAAGCCTCTACCAATCCGTACCTTCTCTGCCATTGCTGTTTCAATCGCGCCCATACGCGGTCGATCTCTTCGCGGGCCATCGCCGGGTCCGGGCCTTCGGCGAAGCGGGCTGCTTCGGCTTTCGATAGCTCGAGCATGCCGCGGTCGCGCAAGAGGTTGGCTACGCGGAACTCCGGCAGACCCGCCTGACGGGTGCCGAAGAACTCGCCGGGGCCGCGTTGTTGTAGATCTTGTTCTGCCAATTCAAAGCCGTTCTGGGTTCTGACCATCGCGTCGAGGCGTGCTTCTGCTCCGTCGGAGGGCTTGCCGCCCGTCATCAGGATGCAGTAGCTCTTGGCTGCTCCGCGGCCTACGCGTCCGCGGAGCTGGTGCATCTGGGCCAGACCGAAGCGCTCGGCGTGCTCGATCACCATGACGGTGGCGTTGGGGACGTCCACGCCGACCTCGATGACGGTGGTGGAGACCAGTACGTCGGTTTCGCCGCGCTTGAAGCGGGCCATCGCTACCTCTTTGTCGTCGGCGGACATGCGGCCATGGAGCAGGCCCAGCTTGAGACCGTGCAGGGCACCGTGTTGCAGCTCTTCGAACATCTCTACCGCGGAGCGGAGCTTGGGTTTGGGGAAGAGGGCTACGGCTTCAGGTTTCTTCTTTTTGGATTTGCTCTTTGTCTTCTTGGCTGCGGTGTTGGCCTGTGTGGGGCTTAGTGTGGCTGTCTCTTCTTCTGTTGGGGCGAAGTCCAGCTCGGGCTGGTCGTCTTTTGCGCCCTCGATGACGGGGTACACGATGTAGGCTTGGCGGCCCTTGGCTACCTGCTTGCGCAGGAACTCCCAGACTTCGTCGGCGCGCTCCTCGGTGGTGCGGCGGGTGACGATGGGGGTGCGGCCGGGGGGCAGCTCGTCGATGATGCTGACGTCCATGTCGCCGTAGACCGTGAGGGCCAAGGTGCGGGGGATCGGGGTGGCTGTCATCACGAGTACGTCCGGCTCGCTGGCTACACCCTGGGCATTGGGCTTCTTCATCAGCTTGAAGCGTTGCTGGACGCCGAAGCGGTGTTGCTCATCGACTACGACAAGGCCGAGGTTGGCGAACTCCACCTTCTCCTCGATGAGGGAGTGGGTGCCGATGGCGAGCTGGGTTTCGCCGCGCATGATGCGGCCCTGGCCCTCGCGCTTTCTGTCTGTGTCTAGTGATCCTGTCAGAAGTGTTACGCG
This is a stretch of genomic DNA from Granulicella sp. WH15. It encodes these proteins:
- the recG gene encoding ATP-dependent DNA helicase RecG, which translates into the protein MPLQLSTPIKFVKRVGERVAENLAKRGVETVEDLLYHLPFRYEDRLNPVLISELKSGQMASIVGEVRGSTLLSTRGGALFELVVGQGLSTVKCIWFNGSYLRDKFRPGQMVALYGKLEASRSGGPGKFKIIQPQFELLPGPGVTGPDAEFAMLEMGRIVPVYESLGGTTPWGSKLTSKWTRRVMWSVFEELIEAGIDAEETLPVALRDRLQLPSRMEALKALHFPEAGTRMTELMSFATPAHRRLIFEEFFYLELGLELKRRRMRERVGTRFETNPHVRDAIKQVLPFHPTTAQKRVLGEIVEDMRRTQPMRRLLQGDVGSGKTIVAMQAALVAIENGFQAALMAPTEILATQHYLSARKLLEEKISPLTGKPYRVTLLTGSLDTDRKREGQGRIMRGETQLAIGTHSLIEEKVEFANLGLVVVDEQHRFGVQQRFKLMKKPNAQGVASEPDVLVMTATPIPRTLALTVYGDMDVSIIDELPPGRTPIVTRRTTEERADEVWEFLRKQVAKGRQAYIVYPVIEGAKDDQPELDFAPTEEETATLSPTQANTAAKKTKSKSKKKKPEAVALFPKPKLRSAVEMFEELQHGALHGLKLGLLHGRMSADDKEVAMARFKRGETDVLVSTTVIEVGVDVPNATVMVIEHAERFGLAQMHQLRGRVGRGAAKSYCILMTGGKPSDGAEARLDAMVRTQNGFELAEQDLQQRGPGEFFGTRQAGLPEFRVANLLRDRGMLELSKAEAARFAEGPDPAMAREEIDRVWARLKQQWQRRYGLVEA